One window from the genome of Streptococcus halotolerans encodes:
- a CDS encoding UDP-N-acetylglucosamine 1-carboxyvinyltransferase yields the protein MRKIVINGGKPLQGEVAVSGAKNSVVALIPAVILADDVVILDGVPAISDVDSLVEIMEIMGASVKRYDDTLEIDPRGVKNIPMPYGKINSLRASYYFYGSLLGRFAEATVGLPGGCDLGPRPIDLHLKAFEAMGATVSYEGESMRLAAKNGDRLHGTHIYFDTVTVGATINTMLAAVKAQGRTVIENAAREPEIIDVATLLNNMGARVRGAGTDVITIDGVDHLSGTRHQVIPDRIEAGSYIALAAAVGSGIKITNVLYEHLESFIAKLEEMGVRMTVEEDSVFVEKQDALKAVAIKTSPYPGFATDLQQPLTPLLLKTNGRGTIFDTIYEKRVNHVPELARMGANISVVGDQVVYDGPNQLTGAEVKATDLRAGAALVTAGLMAQGRTEISNVEFILRGYSNIIEKLRALGADIALIEE from the coding sequence ATGCGTAAAATTGTTATTAACGGAGGGAAACCTCTACAAGGTGAGGTGGCCGTTTCGGGCGCCAAAAATAGTGTTGTCGCTTTGATTCCAGCTGTTATTTTGGCTGATGATGTCGTGATTTTAGATGGTGTACCAGCTATCTCGGATGTTGATAGTTTGGTTGAAATCATGGAAATCATGGGAGCTAGTGTAAAACGCTATGATGATACTCTGGAAATTGATCCTCGTGGTGTTAAAAATATCCCAATGCCATATGGTAAAATTAATAGTTTGCGAGCTTCCTATTATTTTTATGGTAGTCTTTTGGGTCGATTCGCTGAGGCTACTGTTGGTTTGCCAGGTGGCTGTGATCTCGGACCTCGTCCGATTGATTTACATTTAAAAGCCTTCGAAGCGATGGGAGCGACAGTCTCTTATGAAGGTGAGTCAATGCGCTTAGCAGCGAAAAATGGTGATCGTCTTCATGGAACTCATATTTATTTTGATACTGTGACCGTTGGTGCTACTATCAATACCATGCTGGCAGCGGTGAAGGCACAAGGCCGTACGGTGATTGAAAATGCCGCTCGTGAACCTGAGATTATTGATGTTGCTACTTTATTGAACAATATGGGAGCACGTGTCCGTGGGGCAGGTACCGATGTGATCACAATTGATGGTGTGGACCATTTAAGCGGCACACGCCATCAAGTCATTCCAGATCGTATTGAGGCGGGGTCTTATATTGCCTTGGCAGCAGCCGTAGGTAGCGGTATTAAAATTACCAATGTACTATATGAACATTTGGAGTCTTTCATCGCTAAATTGGAAGAGATGGGTGTTCGTATGACGGTTGAAGAAGATTCCGTCTTTGTTGAAAAACAAGATGCCCTAAAAGCAGTTGCTATTAAAACATCTCCTTACCCAGGATTTGCCACCGATTTGCAGCAACCATTGACGCCTTTATTATTGAAAACAAACGGACGTGGCACAATCTTTGATACCATTTATGAAAAGCGTGTGAATCACGTTCCGGAATTAGCCCGTATGGGAGCAAACATTTCAGTTGTTGGAGATCAGGTTGTCTATGACGGGCCAAACCAACTAACAGGGGCAGAAGTAAAAGCAACTGACTTACGAGCAGGTGCTGCGCTTGTCACAGCTGGTTTGATGGCTCAGGGACGTACAGAGATTTCAAATGTTGAATTTATCCTGCGTGGTTATTCTAATATCATCGAAAAACTACGTGCTCTAGGAGCTGATATAGCATTAATTGAAGAATAA
- a CDS encoding methionyl aminopeptidase, with protein MITLKSAREIEAMDRAGDFLASIHIGLRDIIKPGVDMWQVEEYVRRRCKEENVLPLQIGVDGHLMDYPYATCCGLNDEVAHAFPRHYILKDGDLLKVDMVLSEPLDKSVLDVAKLDFDNVAEMKQYTESYTGGLADSCWAYAVGDVSDEVKNLMDVTKEAMYIGIEKALVGNRIGDIGAAIQEYAESHGYGVVRDLVGHGVGPTMHEAPNVPHYGTAGKGLRLKEGMVLTIEPMINTGTWEIDTDLKTGWAHKTLDGGLSCQYEHQFVITKDGPVILTSQGEERTY; from the coding sequence ATGATAACGTTAAAATCAGCGCGTGAAATTGAAGCGATGGATCGTGCAGGAGACTTTTTAGCTAGTATCCATATCGGATTGAGAGACATCATCAAGCCAGGTGTTGACATGTGGCAAGTTGAGGAGTATGTTCGTCGTCGCTGTAAAGAGGAAAATGTACTGCCCTTGCAGATTGGTGTTGATGGCCACCTTATGGATTACCCTTATGCCACTTGCTGTGGTCTTAATGATGAGGTGGCTCATGCCTTTCCGCGCCATTATATATTAAAAGATGGCGATCTTTTAAAAGTAGATATGGTTTTGAGTGAGCCTTTAGATAAGTCTGTTCTTGATGTTGCCAAACTGGATTTTGATAATGTTGCTGAGATGAAGCAATATACGGAATCTTACACCGGTGGTTTAGCTGATTCTTGCTGGGCTTATGCGGTAGGTGACGTTTCGGATGAAGTGAAAAACCTGATGGATGTTACCAAAGAAGCGATGTATATTGGTATTGAGAAGGCCCTTGTAGGCAATCGCATCGGTGACATTGGTGCTGCTATTCAAGAATATGCTGAAAGCCATGGTTATGGTGTTGTTCGTGACTTAGTTGGTCACGGTGTCGGTCCAACCATGCATGAAGCTCCAAATGTCCCTCATTATGGTACAGCCGGTAAAGGACTTCGTCTCAAAGAGGGAATGGTTTTGACCATTGAACCAATGATTAATACAGGAACTTGGGAAATTGATACAGATCTGAAAACTGGTTGGGCGCATAAGACACTTGATGGTGGTCTTTCTTGTCAATACGAACACCAGTTTGTTATTACTAAAGATGGTCCTGTTATTTTAACTAGCCAAGGTGAAGAAAGAACTTACTAG
- a CDS encoding DHH family phosphoesterase, with amino-acid sequence MFQDILSTIKNYQTIIIHRHQRPDPDALGSQLGLREILRYNFPEKTVLATGFNEPSLSWMAKMDEVTDDTYTGALVIVTDTANQPRVDDNRYHQGEFLIKIDHHPDEDTYGDISYVDSDASSASEIITEFALETHLQLTAEAARLLYAGIVGDTGRFLYPATTAKTMRIAAELRAFDVDFAGMARQMDSFPLKIAKLQGYVLDHLDISENGAARVTLTQEILKAFDVTEAESSAIVGTPGKIDSVQSWAIFVQQADGQSYRVRMRSKTVIINTIAQKHDGGGHPLASGANSYSLEENDQIFQEMIVAIDNKES; translated from the coding sequence ATGTTTCAAGATATTTTATCAACCATCAAAAACTACCAAACCATTATTATTCATCGTCATCAAAGACCTGACCCTGATGCGCTTGGTTCACAATTGGGACTAAGGGAAATCCTTCGTTATAATTTTCCAGAAAAAACAGTTTTAGCCACCGGCTTTAATGAGCCAAGTCTGTCTTGGATGGCCAAGATGGATGAGGTTACTGATGACACCTATACAGGGGCATTGGTTATCGTCACGGATACAGCCAATCAACCTCGTGTTGACGATAATCGATACCATCAGGGAGAGTTTCTGATTAAAATCGACCACCATCCCGATGAAGATACTTATGGTGATATTTCCTATGTCGATAGTGATGCTTCAAGCGCTAGTGAAATCATCACTGAATTTGCTCTGGAAACTCACCTACAATTAACAGCGGAAGCCGCTCGCCTTCTTTATGCTGGTATCGTTGGTGATACTGGACGTTTTCTCTACCCAGCAACGACTGCTAAAACCATGCGAATAGCAGCTGAACTTAGAGCATTTGACGTAGACTTTGCTGGTATGGCTCGACAAATGGACTCGTTCCCTTTAAAAATTGCTAAATTACAAGGATATGTTTTAGATCACTTGGATATTTCAGAGAACGGGGCAGCTCGTGTCACCTTGACTCAAGAGATTCTCAAAGCCTTTGACGTTACTGAAGCAGAATCGTCTGCTATTGTTGGGACTCCCGGTAAAATTGATAGCGTCCAATCTTGGGCCATCTTTGTCCAACAAGCTGATGGACAATCCTACCGTGTTCGCATGCGTAGTAAAACTGTCATTATTAATACGATTGCTCAAAAACATGATGGCGGCGGTCATCCATTAGCCAGCGGAGCAAACTCCTATAGCTTGGAAGAAAATGACCAAATTTTCCAAGAAATGATTGTTGCTATTGACAACAAGGAGAGTTAA
- a CDS encoding GNAT family N-acetyltransferase, with product MWQVKHFDQLNTQELFQIYKARVDIFVVEQACAYPEIDEQDKIALHLFQMDENEQLKAYCRLIPDQTTIKLGRVLVTKLHRNQNLGRELVAQAIKVCQSNFPNKDLFAQAQTHLCPLYQSFGFEKISGSYLEDDIPHTDMLLKTKED from the coding sequence ATGTGGCAAGTAAAACACTTTGACCAATTGAACACTCAAGAATTATTCCAAATCTACAAAGCCCGTGTCGATATTTTCGTTGTCGAACAAGCGTGCGCCTATCCCGAAATTGATGAGCAAGACAAGATAGCTCTCCACCTCTTTCAGATGGATGAAAATGAACAACTTAAGGCTTACTGCCGACTAATACCCGATCAAACAACCATTAAATTAGGGCGAGTTTTGGTTACAAAGTTGCATCGTAACCAAAACCTAGGACGTGAATTGGTGGCACAGGCCATTAAAGTCTGTCAATCTAATTTTCCAAATAAAGACCTTTTTGCTCAAGCCCAAACGCACTTGTGTCCCTTATACCAGAGTTTTGGCTTTGAAAAAATCTCAGGTTCTTATTTAGAAGATGACATCCCCCACACTGACATGTTATTGAAAACAAAGGAAGACTAG
- the yghU gene encoding glutathione-dependent disulfide-bond oxidoreductase, protein MTDYQLPKVWQEPEEYSGLNRPTAGSRFEQQLPRGEKPFQVYSLGTPNGIKVAIMFEELKELGIDVDYDMFKIDISSGDQFGSDFVAINPNSKIPAMLDLTENKDIKVFESANILLYLAEKFQALIPSSHPERTEMLNWLFWQTGAAPFLGGGFGHFFHYAPEKIKYAIDRYTMETKRQLDLLDKELANKPYITGDNYTIADIAIWSWYGRLAEGNLYDGSDVFLDITSYPNLIKWTKKIAERPAVQRGLDAEYK, encoded by the coding sequence ATGACTGATTACCAATTACCAAAAGTCTGGCAGGAACCAGAAGAATACTCAGGACTTAACCGCCCTACGGCCGGAAGTCGTTTTGAGCAACAGTTACCCCGCGGTGAAAAACCTTTCCAAGTTTATTCTTTGGGGACACCAAACGGTATAAAGGTTGCGATCATGTTTGAAGAGTTGAAAGAACTTGGTATAGACGTGGATTATGATATGTTCAAGATTGACATCTCTTCAGGTGACCAATTCGGCTCTGACTTTGTTGCCATCAACCCAAACTCTAAAATTCCAGCTATGCTGGATTTAACAGAAAACAAAGACATTAAGGTTTTCGAGTCTGCTAATATCTTGCTGTATTTAGCCGAAAAATTTCAAGCCTTAATCCCCTCCTCACACCCAGAACGAACTGAAATGCTTAATTGGCTCTTCTGGCAGACTGGGGCTGCGCCATTTCTTGGAGGTGGTTTTGGCCACTTCTTCCACTATGCGCCGGAAAAAATCAAATATGCTATCGATCGTTATACTATGGAGACAAAACGTCAACTCGATCTTTTAGATAAAGAACTCGCTAACAAGCCTTACATCACAGGTGACAACTATACCATTGCTGATATTGCTATTTGGTCTTGGTATGGTCGACTAGCTGAAGGGAACCTTTATGATGGTTCCGATGTCTTTCTTGATATCACGTCTTATCCAAACCTGATCAAATGGACTAAGAAAATCGCAGAACGTCCAGCAGTTCAACGTGGACTTGATGCTGAATACAAATGA
- a CDS encoding flavodoxin → MALAKVVYASMTGNNEELADIITNKLEELGHTVEMDECTMVEASDFEDADICIVVTYTYDDGELPDEIVDFYEELADLDLSGKVYGCAGSGDTFYDDFCTCVDDFDKQFALTGAIKGAESVKVDLAADDEDIDNLERFAEELSARVN, encoded by the coding sequence ATGGCTTTAGCAAAAGTGGTTTATGCCAGCATGACAGGTAATAATGAAGAACTAGCTGATATTATTACTAACAAATTAGAAGAATTGGGACACACGGTTGAGATGGATGAGTGTACCATGGTTGAAGCTAGCGATTTTGAAGACGCCGATATCTGTATCGTTGTGACCTATACTTATGACGATGGTGAATTGCCAGATGAAATCGTTGATTTTTATGAAGAATTGGCTGATCTTGATTTATCAGGAAAGGTTTATGGTTGTGCAGGATCGGGAGATACTTTTTACGATGATTTCTGTACTTGTGTGGATGATTTTGATAAGCAATTTGCTCTAACTGGTGCCATAAAAGGGGCTGAGTCTGTCAAGGTTGATTTAGCTGCAGATGATGAGGATATTGACAACTTAGAACGTTTTGCAGAGGAACTATCTGCGCGTGTCAATTAA
- the spxR gene encoding CBS-HotDog domain-containing transcription factor SpxR encodes MSKHQEILDYLENLRIGKRVSVRSISNHLNVSDGTAYRAIKEAENRGIVETRPRSGTVRIENKKKISLEKITFAEIARISDSEVVAGREGLSQEFSKFSIGAMTRENILDHLVTGGLLIVGDRDDIQLLALEHGNAILVTGGFPISEKVKTTADQLAIPVMVTTYDTFSVATLINKAISNVRIKTDIKTVGQTYLAKDEYGFLRDKDLVSAYHDLVKETNHVRFPVVDSKNRVVGIVSMRDVIGMDQQLQIRKVMAKTPVTTNPNISLATVSQKMVFEDFDMLPVVDKSKDFLGVVTRRHVMETLKNLSKTHIHSYSEQFASNLETLKDGQFQFVVEPHMIDNTDKLAYGVLTEFLKEATMSLLTKRHQKNIIIEQMMVYFLEALQIDDVLTITTKVIAESRRSMTLDIDVTSTEQLVAKALVTTKMT; translated from the coding sequence ATGAGCAAACATCAGGAAATTCTTGATTACTTAGAGAATTTAAGAATTGGTAAACGTGTCAGTGTCCGGAGCATTTCTAATCACTTGAATGTTAGTGATGGAACTGCTTATCGTGCGATTAAAGAAGCTGAAAATAGAGGGATTGTTGAGACCAGACCTAGAAGCGGAACTGTACGGATTGAAAATAAGAAAAAAATCAGTCTGGAAAAAATCACTTTTGCTGAAATTGCCCGTATTAGTGACTCAGAAGTGGTGGCTGGCCGAGAAGGGTTGTCACAAGAATTCAGCAAGTTCTCGATTGGCGCCATGACGCGAGAAAATATTTTAGACCATTTGGTCACTGGTGGTTTGCTTATCGTTGGTGATCGTGATGATATTCAATTATTAGCTTTGGAACATGGAAATGCTATTTTGGTGACAGGTGGTTTTCCAATTTCTGAGAAAGTCAAAACGACGGCTGATCAATTAGCGATTCCTGTCATGGTAACAACCTATGATACCTTTAGTGTTGCTACTTTAATCAATAAGGCTATTTCAAACGTTAGAATCAAGACGGATATCAAAACAGTTGGTCAAACCTATCTAGCCAAAGATGAGTACGGCTTTTTACGGGATAAGGACTTAGTATCTGCCTACCATGATTTGGTCAAAGAAACGAACCATGTTCGGTTTCCTGTTGTCGATAGTAAAAATCGTGTGGTTGGTATTGTTAGCATGCGAGATGTTATTGGGATGGATCAGCAGTTGCAGATTCGGAAGGTAATGGCAAAAACACCAGTAACCACAAATCCTAACATCAGCTTAGCAACGGTTAGTCAAAAGATGGTTTTTGAAGACTTTGACATGCTTCCTGTTGTGGATAAATCCAAAGATTTCTTAGGTGTTGTGACACGCAGACATGTGATGGAGACCTTGAAAAATCTGTCTAAAACGCATATTCATAGTTATAGTGAGCAGTTTGCTTCAAATTTAGAAACGTTAAAAGATGGCCAATTTCAGTTTGTGGTTGAACCACATATGATCGATAATACGGATAAATTAGCTTATGGTGTTTTAACAGAATTTTTGAAAGAAGCAACGATGTCCCTTTTAACGAAGCGCCACCAAAAGAATATCATTATTGAACAAATGATGGTATACTTTTTAGAGGCTTTGCAAATTGATGACGTCTTAACCATTACAACCAAGGTTATTGCAGAGAGCCGCCGCAGTATGACTCTCGATATTGATGTGACATCAACCGAGCAGTTAGTGGCGAAAGCACTTGTTACAACAAAAATGACTTAA
- a CDS encoding chloride channel protein: protein MKQQSRYYRCLLSLEIAALIVGVLAGILTTLFGRNLLFVSEIRTQFPYWTIPFLGLVGLLIVFLYQKFGGDSFKGMSLVFEVEHDKREKIPKQLIPLVMVTTWLTHLFGGSAGREGVAVQLGATIATTVTSFRFLKNYRKELLVIGMAAGFGGLFETPMAASFFALELLVIGKLRLHLFLPVFTAAFIASQTSHFLGLEKFSHLIRSDLPLNFLTVGKLLIAGLFFALIGKLFALSLLFIKARLTKVVPNPYVKIAIGGLILSVILLILEHGRYSGLGTNLIDASFLGGKIYAYDWILKLFLTVVTIALGFQGGEVTPLFSIGASFGVILAPLLGLPIELLAALGYVAVFASATNTILGPLLIMGEVFGFANTPYAFIVLTIVSCLQCLPSIYHLQKHSMETD from the coding sequence ATGAAACAGCAAAGTCGTTATTACCGGTGTTTGCTCAGTTTAGAAATCGCCGCGTTAATAGTTGGGGTATTGGCAGGTATACTAACGACCCTCTTTGGCAGAAACTTACTATTTGTCTCGGAAATAAGAACACAGTTTCCTTATTGGACCATTCCCTTTTTAGGTTTGGTAGGACTTTTGATTGTCTTTTTATACCAGAAATTTGGCGGAGACAGTTTCAAAGGTATGAGCCTGGTCTTTGAAGTGGAACATGATAAGCGTGAGAAAATTCCTAAACAGTTGATACCACTAGTTATGGTAACTACTTGGTTAACCCATCTCTTCGGTGGGTCGGCCGGTCGCGAAGGGGTAGCTGTCCAGCTTGGCGCAACTATCGCAACGACAGTTACAAGTTTTCGCTTCTTAAAAAATTATCGAAAAGAACTGCTGGTGATTGGTATGGCGGCAGGATTCGGTGGTCTTTTTGAGACACCTATGGCAGCATCTTTCTTTGCTTTGGAACTCCTAGTTATTGGAAAATTGCGGCTCCATCTTTTTCTACCAGTGTTCACAGCAGCTTTTATAGCTAGTCAAACCAGTCATTTTTTAGGTTTAGAGAAATTCAGTCATCTCATTCGATCGGATTTACCGTTAAATTTCTTAACAGTTGGAAAATTGCTGATTGCCGGTCTTTTCTTTGCCTTAATCGGAAAATTATTTGCGCTTAGCCTCCTTTTTATTAAGGCTAGGTTGACTAAGGTAGTACCAAATCCGTATGTTAAAATTGCTATTGGGGGATTGATATTATCTGTTATTCTTCTTATTTTGGAACACGGACGCTATTCTGGACTAGGGACTAACCTCATTGATGCTAGCTTTCTAGGTGGTAAGATTTATGCCTATGATTGGATTTTAAAGTTATTTTTAACAGTTGTGACTATTGCATTGGGGTTTCAAGGGGGAGAAGTAACACCCTTATTTTCAATTGGAGCCAGTTTCGGGGTAATTCTAGCACCTCTTCTAGGATTACCGATAGAGTTATTAGCTGCTCTTGGCTACGTTGCTGTATTTGCTAGTGCGACCAATACTATTTTAGGTCCGCTCTTAATCATGGGAGAAGTTTTTGGTTTTGCCAATACGCCTTATGCTTTTATCGTCTTAACTATCGTTAGTTGTTTACAATGCTTACCATCTATCTATCACTTGCAGAAACATTCTATGGAAACGGACTGA
- a CDS encoding YihY/virulence factor BrkB family protein codes for MKKFISKLQSSDFVKYFLQLFRSSEMDLSSIAVAYYLLLTIFPFFVLLANIFPYININTDQILVFLQENLPEELYHTTANIVVNIFNEPNTGLVWISIATGLWTMSRSMTFLQKSINKAYGVQDHRDIVLGYLFGFLSSLVVILFLAIAILLSTFGKAALHLLYSNYPFDRNLFDLLMSLTQPVTAIVFLIALGILYYILPNVHIRHIRYIVPGTVFTAIVFMTMTSLFGRYVTSMMDRLDNLRMFGSITILAFMLWFTVFAKVIIFGAILNASYQKKYMDEFETRDGNVISLIKNTLNNDEKEKQVD; via the coding sequence GTGAAAAAATTCATTTCAAAACTACAATCCAGTGATTTTGTTAAATACTTTTTACAGTTGTTCCGATCCTCAGAGATGGATTTGTCCAGTATAGCAGTGGCATACTATCTTCTTTTAACCATATTTCCCTTTTTTGTGCTTTTAGCTAACATCTTTCCTTATATCAATATTAATACTGATCAGATATTGGTTTTCTTGCAGGAGAATTTGCCAGAAGAATTGTATCACACCACAGCTAATATTGTTGTCAATATTTTCAATGAACCGAATACTGGCTTGGTCTGGATTTCGATTGCAACTGGTTTATGGACCATGTCCCGTAGTATGACTTTTCTGCAAAAATCCATCAATAAAGCTTATGGTGTTCAGGATCACCGGGATATTGTCTTGGGGTATCTTTTTGGCTTTTTATCAAGTCTTGTTGTGATTCTCTTTTTGGCAATAGCCATTCTTTTATCGACTTTTGGTAAGGCTGCTTTACACCTGCTTTATTCAAATTATCCATTTGATCGCAACTTGTTTGATCTTCTGATGAGTTTGACGCAGCCAGTTACGGCAATAGTGTTTCTGATTGCTTTGGGGATTTTATACTATATTTTACCAAATGTTCATATCCGACATATCCGATACATTGTTCCAGGTACGGTGTTCACAGCTATCGTTTTTATGACCATGACCAGTCTCTTTGGACGTTATGTCACGTCAATGATGGACCGCTTGGACAATCTTAGAATGTTTGGCTCGATTACTATTTTGGCATTCATGCTCTGGTTTACGGTATTTGCTAAAGTCATTATTTTTGGTGCTATTTTAAATGCTTCTTATCAGAAAAAATACATGGATGAATTTGAAACACGTGATGGTAATGTCATTAGTCTTATTAAGAATACGCTAAATAACGATGAAAAAGAAAAACAAGTTGATTAA
- a CDS encoding ISL3 family transposase, translating into MEQLDYIKDSLDIKDPNITFEKTFDKFFTHREYHAKLDYDPPQCSVCQGKMTKYDFQKPCKIPYLEMAGCKVLIRLKKRRFKCQACGKMAVAKTSLVRENHQIPNIINHKITDKLMSREAMTKISEDLSVSVSTVYRQLNRFECKTDLTWLPENMSWDEYAFKKGKMSFIAQDFDANKIIAILDGRTQAVIRNHFLRYSHKVRSRVKVITMDMFSPYYDIAKTLFPKAKIVLDRFHIIQHLSRAMNRLRIQIMNQFERQSHEYKALKRYWKLIQQDSRNLNDKRFYRPTFRMHLTNQEIVQRLLSYSDELRHHYELFQCLLFHFQEKQEKHFFELISDTIKQVHPIFKTVLSTFLKDKEKIINALKLPYSNAKLEATNNLIKVIKRNAFGFRNFENFKKRIYLALNTTKEKTKLVLSRC; encoded by the coding sequence ATGGAACAACTAGATTATATCAAAGATTCGCTCGACATTAAAGACCCTAACATCACTTTTGAAAAGACATTTGACAAGTTCTTCACTCACAGAGAGTATCATGCCAAGTTAGATTATGATCCCCCTCAATGCTCTGTTTGTCAAGGAAAAATGACAAAGTACGATTTCCAAAAGCCTTGCAAAATTCCCTATCTGGAAATGGCGGGTTGTAAAGTACTGATTCGTCTCAAAAAGCGTCGCTTCAAATGTCAAGCGTGTGGGAAAATGGCTGTTGCTAAGACCTCTCTGGTCAGAGAAAATCACCAGATTCCCAACATCATTAACCACAAAATCACCGACAAACTCATGAGTCGTGAGGCAATGACAAAAATCTCTGAAGACCTGTCTGTCTCTGTGTCAACCGTCTATCGGCAGCTCAACCGCTTTGAGTGCAAGACCGATTTAACCTGGTTACCCGAGAACATGTCCTGGGATGAGTATGCTTTTAAGAAGGGAAAGATGAGCTTTATTGCCCAAGATTTCGATGCTAACAAGATTATCGCTATCCTTGATGGTCGGACGCAAGCTGTCATCAGAAATCATTTTTTGCGGTATTCTCACAAGGTGCGCAGTCGTGTTAAAGTCATCACCATGGATATGTTTAGTCCCTACTATGACATCGCTAAGACACTGTTTCCTAAGGCGAAGATTGTTCTCGATAGGTTCCACATTATTCAACATTTATCTCGCGCTATGAACCGTCTCCGTATCCAAATCATGAACCAATTTGAGCGTCAATCTCACGAATATAAGGCCTTGAAACGTTACTGGAAACTCATCCAACAAGATAGTCGTAACCTAAACGATAAACGGTTTTATCGTCCAACTTTTCGCATGCACTTGACCAATCAAGAGATTGTGCAACGTCTTTTGAGCTACTCTGATGAGCTACGTCACCACTATGAACTCTTCCAATGCCTTCTCTTTCATTTCCAAGAAAAGCAGGAGAAACACTTCTTTGAACTCATTTCTGATACCATCAAACAAGTCCATCCCATCTTCAAGACCGTCTTATCAACCTTTCTAAAAGACAAGGAAAAGATTATCAACGCCCTGAAACTACCTTATTCCAATGCCAAACTAGAGGCGACCAACAACCTTATTAAAGTCATTAAGCGAAATGCTTTTGGCTTTAGGAACTTCGAAAACTTCAAAAAACGGATTTATCTTGCTTTGAATACAACAAAAGAGAAGACCAAACTGGTCCTCTCTCGGTGTTAA
- a CDS encoding GNAT family N-acetyltransferase, translating to MSVVLKLAQFATFETDRLFFRPFSYHDLEDFSEMVLNPRVTTFIHPGYQSRHEVAELLVEAFIKEPLGKWAIVNRKTNKVIGAIRLENRDDLQKRVEMSYFLSEEFWHQGFMSESLRTLLALCFKEFEMRAIDIIVHEENIASQALAEACGFKIKERFKGSDRYTHKMRRYTRLELQGEDYQYEQTSGNS from the coding sequence ATGTCAGTAGTATTAAAATTAGCACAGTTTGCCACTTTTGAAACGGATCGGCTATTTTTCCGGCCTTTTAGCTACCACGATTTAGAGGATTTTTCAGAAATGGTGTTAAACCCTCGTGTGACGACTTTTATACATCCAGGCTATCAAAGCCGACATGAGGTTGCAGAATTATTGGTCGAAGCGTTTATAAAAGAGCCTTTAGGGAAATGGGCAATCGTTAATAGAAAAACGAATAAAGTGATTGGTGCTATCCGTTTAGAAAACAGAGATGACTTGCAAAAACGAGTAGAGATGAGCTATTTTTTGTCAGAAGAATTCTGGCATCAAGGGTTTATGTCGGAGAGTCTCAGGACCTTACTTGCCCTTTGCTTTAAGGAATTTGAGATGCGTGCTATTGATATTATTGTTCATGAGGAAAACATAGCAAGTCAAGCTTTAGCAGAGGCTTGTGGGTTCAAAATAAAAGAACGTTTTAAAGGAAGCGACCGTTACACTCATAAAATGAGGCGGTATACCCGTCTGGAATTGCAAGGTGAGGATTATCAATATGAGCAAACATCAGGAAATTCTTGA
- a CDS encoding GtrA family protein, translated as MAIFKRLLNNEVIAYLIFGVLTTVVYLVARTLLFSLSHQATLSAVLANAIAILFAFFTNDSIVFKQEKNGWPKRLVSFVGARLFTLLIDLALAFTLVEQFPGIIGQFVGQDLNKVNLIESLIAQVIIVIVNYIISKFFVFKNKKTS; from the coding sequence ATGGCTATTTTCAAAAGATTACTCAATAATGAAGTGATTGCCTACCTGATTTTCGGTGTTCTAACAACCGTGGTCTACTTGGTTGCTAGAACACTCTTATTCTCACTCAGCCATCAGGCCACACTCTCAGCTGTCCTTGCCAATGCTATCGCCATTCTCTTCGCCTTTTTTACCAATGATAGCATTGTTTTCAAACAAGAAAAAAACGGTTGGCCAAAACGATTGGTTTCATTTGTTGGTGCTAGACTATTCACGCTACTCATCGACTTAGCCTTAGCTTTTACGTTGGTGGAACAATTCCCCGGTATTATCGGTCAATTCGTTGGACAGGATCTAAACAAGGTTAACCTGATTGAATCGCTTATCGCGCAGGTCATTATTGTTATTGTCAATTACATCATTAGTAAATTTTTCGTCTTTAAAAACAAGAAAACAAGCTGA